One segment of Solanum lycopersicum chromosome 1, SLM_r2.1 DNA contains the following:
- the LOC101254341 gene encoding uncharacterized protein isoform X2, which translates to MAETETLDFSPHPPQLSDDNPTGNEDQDMLDADKSAKDSDSDSQSDSDSDSEDDAQQNTQIQALETELLNNPSNYDTHVQYIKASRKQGDIEKLRQAREAMSAIFPLSSEMWQEWTKDEISLNSGLDALPTIEKLFDCGVSDYLSVALWCDYLSFVQEHDQSVRTLSAAGISKARNLFERALVAAGLHVTEGSRIWELYREFEQAIFLTIDETDADSREKQVQRIRNLFHRQLSVPLADLCSTLLTYKAWEAEHGANLDVDSSNLDGLSPQVASSYQKALDMMNARTHLENQISHKVAPESERLQHFRDYLKFEQSLGDPARIQILYERAITEFPISSELWLDYTHYMDKTLKTSSLVRDTYKRASRNCPWVGELWVRYLLSLERSRASEDEISAVFEKSLQCTFSSFEEYLDIFLTRVDGLRRRLSLLTSGAESSNLDYIIIRETFQRASDYLSPHLKNTESLLRMYRYWARLESTLGKDLVAARGVWERLLKISGSVLEVWQGYIAMESEMGNINEARSLFKRCYSKRFPGTGSEDICNSWIRFEREYGTLDDFDLAVKKVTPRLEELQLFKLQEAKSIGVSADDGDNSSRKNVREKRKPVSNLIEEQSPAKRHKDKAKNVKITSEDGKGISKEPVKVNDKKPDVAASKPVSGSKKENRDVTSGKPQQYDDQCTAFVSNINLKATHDDLRKFFSDVGGVVAIRILTDKFTGKSRGLAYVDFSDDKHLAAAVAKNKHTLLGKRVSIAKSDPKGRKRGSAAPGTSLRQGDNADQTTESSKSGAKNSAEGSGGGLQPSSHHRASNIQLKGKNTFAMPRTVRPLGWVDKDQPKSKESDSVEDENPKSNDEFRKMFIKS; encoded by the exons ATGGCGGAAACCGAAACCCTAGATTTCTCTCCTCATCCACCTCAACTTTCCGACGACAATCCTACCGGTAACGAAGACCAAGATATGCTCGACGCCGACAAATCCGCTAAAGATTCAGATTCCGATTCTCAGTCCGACTCCGACTCCGATTCAGAAGATGATGCACAGCAGAATACACAAATTCAAGCTCTTGAAACTGAGCTCTTAAATAATCCTTCCAATTACGACACTCATGTTCAA TACATAAAAGCTTCAAGGAAGCAAGGAGATATCGAGAAACTTAGACAAGCAAGGGAAGCCATGAGTGCTATTTTTCCTTTGAGTTCAGAGATGTGGCAGGAGTGGACAAAAGACGAGATCTCTCTTAATTCAGG ACTTGATGCTCTCCCTACAATTGAGAAGCTATTTGATTGTGGGGTGTCCGACTATCTG TCTGTTGCATTGTGGTGTGACTACTTGAGTTTTGTTCAAGAGCACGACCAATCAGTCCGTACACTTTCTGCAGCTGGAATTTCAAAGGCAAGAAATCTGTTTGAGCGTGCCCTTGTTGCTGCTGGTTTGCATGTTACTGAAGGCAGCAGGATATGGGAATTATACAGGGAGTTTGAACAAGCTATTTTCCTCACTATTGATGAAACTGATGCCGAT TCAAGAGAGAAGCAGGTCCAGCGAATTAGGAATTTATTCCATCGCCAGTTGTCTGTTCCTCTTGCTGATCTATGTTCAACTCTCCTCACATACAAAGCTTGGGAAGCAGAACATGGAGCCAATCTTGATGTTGACTCCAGTAACTTGGATGGGCTCTCGCCACAAGTTGCCTCTTCTTATCAAAAGGCCCTTGACATGATGAATGCGAGGACTCATCTCGAGAATCAAATATCTCATAAAGTTGCACCTGAATCAGAAAGGCTTCAACACTTTAGG GACTACTTAAAATTTGAGCAATCATTGGGGGATCCAGCGAGGATACAGATCTTATATGAGCGTGCCATAACTGAATTTCCTATATCTAGTGAACTCTGGCTTGATTATACTCACTACATGGATAAAACGTTGAAG ACCTCCAGTCTTGTTCGAGACACTTACAAAAGAGCATCAAGGAACTGTCCCTGGGTTGGAGAACTGTGGGTGCGATACTTGTTGTCTCTTGAACGCAGTCGTGCTTCTGAGGATGAGATATCTGCT GTTTTCGAGAAGTCTCTACAGTGCACTTTTTCAAGCTTTGAAGAG TATCTTGATATATTTCTCACAAGAGTTGATGGCTTAAGGCGGAGGTTGTCTTTATTGACATCTGGAGCGGAAAGCAGCAACTtagattatataattatacGGGAAACTTTTCAG CGTGCATCAGACTATTTGTCTCCACACCTGAAGAACACAGAAAGTTTATTGCGGATGTACAGATATTGGGCCCGCTTAGAATCAACTCTGGGGAAAGATCTAGTTGCAGCCCGTGGTGTATGGGAGCGCCTGCTTAAAATCAG tgGATCTGTGCTAGAGGTGTGGCAAGGGTACATAGCTATGGAAAGTGAGATGGGTAATATTAATGAAGCTAGATCTCTCTTTAAGAGATGCTACAGTAAACGGTTTCCCGGGACTGGCTCAGAG GACATATGCAATTCATGGATTCGCTTCGAGAGAGAGTATGGTACCCTGGACGATTTTGACCTTGCCGTTAAAAAG GTCACTCCTCGCCTTGAAGAACTGCAGTTATTCAAACTACAAGAAGCTAAGAGCATCGGTGTGTCAGCAGATGATGGAGACAATTCTTCTAGGAAAAATGTGCGTGAAAAGAGGAAGCCAGTATCTAATTTAATTGAAGAACAATCTCCTGCTAAACGTCACAAAGATAAAGctaaaaatgttaaaatcaCTTCTGAAGATGGTAAAGGCATCTCAAAAGAACCGGTCAAGGTAAATGATAAAAAACCAGATGTGGCTGCTAGCAAGCCAGTGAGTGGAAGCAAAAAAGAGAACAGAGATGTCACTTCAGGGAAACCACAACAGTATGATGACCAGTGTACTGCATTTGTATCTAACATTAACCTCAAG GCAACCCATGATGACCTACGTAAATTCTTCAGTGATGTTGGGGGAGTGGTTGCTATACGAATATTAACAGACAAGTTCACTGGCAAGTCAAGG GGATTGGCTTATGTGGACTTCTCAGATGACAAACACCTGGCTGCAGCCGTGGCAAAAAACAAACACACATTGCTTGGGAAGAGAGTGAGCATTGCTAAGTCAGATCCCAAGGGCAGAAAGAGAGGAAGTGCTGCTCCCGGTACATCTTTGAGACAAG GTGATAATGCTGATCAAACTACTGAGAGTTCAAAATCAGGTGCCAAAAATTCTGCTGAAGGTTCCGGGGGGGGGCTTCAACCTTCTAGTCATCACCGGGCATCTAATATCCAGCTCAAAGGTAAGAATACGTTTGCAATGCCCAGAACTGTCAGGCCACTGGGTTGGGTTGACAAAGATCAACCCAAATCAAAAGAATCTGATTCTGTGGAAGATGAAAATCCTAAATCCAATGATGAATTTCGGAAAATGTTCATCAAATCTTGA
- the LOC101254341 gene encoding uncharacterized protein isoform X1 has protein sequence MAETETLDFSPHPPQLSDDNPTGNEDQDMLDADKSAKDSDSDSQSDSDSDSEDDAQQNTQIQALETELLNNPSNYDTHVQYIKASRKQGDIEKLRQAREAMSAIFPLSSEMWQEWTKDEISLNSGLDALPTIEKLFDCGVSDYLSVALWCDYLSFVQEHDQSVRTLSAAGISKARNLFERALVAAGLHVTEGSRIWELYREFEQAIFLTIDETDADSREKQVQRIRNLFHRQLSVPLADLCSTLLTYKAWEAEHGANLDVDSSNLDGLSPQVASSYQKALDMMNARTHLENQISHKVAPESERLQHFRDYLKFEQSLGDPARIQILYERAITEFPISSELWLDYTHYMDKTLKTSSLVRDTYKRASRNCPWVGELWVRYLLSLERSRASEDEISAVFEKSLQCTFSSFEEYLDIFLTRVDGLRRRLSLLTSGAESSNLDYIIIRETFQRASDYLSPHLKNTESLLRMYRYWARLESTLGKDLVAARGVWERLLKISGSVLEVWQGYIAMESEMGNINEARSLFKRCYSKRFPGTGSEMIPLLLKNRIIQDICNSWIRFEREYGTLDDFDLAVKKVTPRLEELQLFKLQEAKSIGVSADDGDNSSRKNVREKRKPVSNLIEEQSPAKRHKDKAKNVKITSEDGKGISKEPVKVNDKKPDVAASKPVSGSKKENRDVTSGKPQQYDDQCTAFVSNINLKATHDDLRKFFSDVGGVVAIRILTDKFTGKSRGLAYVDFSDDKHLAAAVAKNKHTLLGKRVSIAKSDPKGRKRGSAAPGTSLRQGDNADQTTESSKSGAKNSAEGSGGGLQPSSHHRASNIQLKGKNTFAMPRTVRPLGWVDKDQPKSKESDSVEDENPKSNDEFRKMFIKS, from the exons ATGGCGGAAACCGAAACCCTAGATTTCTCTCCTCATCCACCTCAACTTTCCGACGACAATCCTACCGGTAACGAAGACCAAGATATGCTCGACGCCGACAAATCCGCTAAAGATTCAGATTCCGATTCTCAGTCCGACTCCGACTCCGATTCAGAAGATGATGCACAGCAGAATACACAAATTCAAGCTCTTGAAACTGAGCTCTTAAATAATCCTTCCAATTACGACACTCATGTTCAA TACATAAAAGCTTCAAGGAAGCAAGGAGATATCGAGAAACTTAGACAAGCAAGGGAAGCCATGAGTGCTATTTTTCCTTTGAGTTCAGAGATGTGGCAGGAGTGGACAAAAGACGAGATCTCTCTTAATTCAGG ACTTGATGCTCTCCCTACAATTGAGAAGCTATTTGATTGTGGGGTGTCCGACTATCTG TCTGTTGCATTGTGGTGTGACTACTTGAGTTTTGTTCAAGAGCACGACCAATCAGTCCGTACACTTTCTGCAGCTGGAATTTCAAAGGCAAGAAATCTGTTTGAGCGTGCCCTTGTTGCTGCTGGTTTGCATGTTACTGAAGGCAGCAGGATATGGGAATTATACAGGGAGTTTGAACAAGCTATTTTCCTCACTATTGATGAAACTGATGCCGAT TCAAGAGAGAAGCAGGTCCAGCGAATTAGGAATTTATTCCATCGCCAGTTGTCTGTTCCTCTTGCTGATCTATGTTCAACTCTCCTCACATACAAAGCTTGGGAAGCAGAACATGGAGCCAATCTTGATGTTGACTCCAGTAACTTGGATGGGCTCTCGCCACAAGTTGCCTCTTCTTATCAAAAGGCCCTTGACATGATGAATGCGAGGACTCATCTCGAGAATCAAATATCTCATAAAGTTGCACCTGAATCAGAAAGGCTTCAACACTTTAGG GACTACTTAAAATTTGAGCAATCATTGGGGGATCCAGCGAGGATACAGATCTTATATGAGCGTGCCATAACTGAATTTCCTATATCTAGTGAACTCTGGCTTGATTATACTCACTACATGGATAAAACGTTGAAG ACCTCCAGTCTTGTTCGAGACACTTACAAAAGAGCATCAAGGAACTGTCCCTGGGTTGGAGAACTGTGGGTGCGATACTTGTTGTCTCTTGAACGCAGTCGTGCTTCTGAGGATGAGATATCTGCT GTTTTCGAGAAGTCTCTACAGTGCACTTTTTCAAGCTTTGAAGAG TATCTTGATATATTTCTCACAAGAGTTGATGGCTTAAGGCGGAGGTTGTCTTTATTGACATCTGGAGCGGAAAGCAGCAACTtagattatataattatacGGGAAACTTTTCAG CGTGCATCAGACTATTTGTCTCCACACCTGAAGAACACAGAAAGTTTATTGCGGATGTACAGATATTGGGCCCGCTTAGAATCAACTCTGGGGAAAGATCTAGTTGCAGCCCGTGGTGTATGGGAGCGCCTGCTTAAAATCAG tgGATCTGTGCTAGAGGTGTGGCAAGGGTACATAGCTATGGAAAGTGAGATGGGTAATATTAATGAAGCTAGATCTCTCTTTAAGAGATGCTACAGTAAACGGTTTCCCGGGACTGGCTCAGAG atGATACCCCTTCTTCTAAAAAACAGAATCATTCAGGACATATGCAATTCATGGATTCGCTTCGAGAGAGAGTATGGTACCCTGGACGATTTTGACCTTGCCGTTAAAAAG GTCACTCCTCGCCTTGAAGAACTGCAGTTATTCAAACTACAAGAAGCTAAGAGCATCGGTGTGTCAGCAGATGATGGAGACAATTCTTCTAGGAAAAATGTGCGTGAAAAGAGGAAGCCAGTATCTAATTTAATTGAAGAACAATCTCCTGCTAAACGTCACAAAGATAAAGctaaaaatgttaaaatcaCTTCTGAAGATGGTAAAGGCATCTCAAAAGAACCGGTCAAGGTAAATGATAAAAAACCAGATGTGGCTGCTAGCAAGCCAGTGAGTGGAAGCAAAAAAGAGAACAGAGATGTCACTTCAGGGAAACCACAACAGTATGATGACCAGTGTACTGCATTTGTATCTAACATTAACCTCAAG GCAACCCATGATGACCTACGTAAATTCTTCAGTGATGTTGGGGGAGTGGTTGCTATACGAATATTAACAGACAAGTTCACTGGCAAGTCAAGG GGATTGGCTTATGTGGACTTCTCAGATGACAAACACCTGGCTGCAGCCGTGGCAAAAAACAAACACACATTGCTTGGGAAGAGAGTGAGCATTGCTAAGTCAGATCCCAAGGGCAGAAAGAGAGGAAGTGCTGCTCCCGGTACATCTTTGAGACAAG GTGATAATGCTGATCAAACTACTGAGAGTTCAAAATCAGGTGCCAAAAATTCTGCTGAAGGTTCCGGGGGGGGGCTTCAACCTTCTAGTCATCACCGGGCATCTAATATCCAGCTCAAAGGTAAGAATACGTTTGCAATGCCCAGAACTGTCAGGCCACTGGGTTGGGTTGACAAAGATCAACCCAAATCAAAAGAATCTGATTCTGTGGAAGATGAAAATCCTAAATCCAATGATGAATTTCGGAAAATGTTCATCAAATCTTGA
- the LOC101254341 gene encoding uncharacterized protein isoform X4, producing MIFQSTAEYGSSFTREFLKLDALPTIEKLFDCGVSDYLSVALWCDYLSFVQEHDQSVRTLSAAGISKARNLFERALVAAGLHVTEGSRIWELYREFEQAIFLTIDETDADSREKQVQRIRNLFHRQLSVPLADLCSTLLTYKAWEAEHGANLDVDSSNLDGLSPQVASSYQKALDMMNARTHLENQISHKVAPESERLQHFRDYLKFEQSLGDPARIQILYERAITEFPISSELWLDYTHYMDKTLKTSSLVRDTYKRASRNCPWVGELWVRYLLSLERSRASEDEISAVFEKSLQCTFSSFEEYLDIFLTRVDGLRRRLSLLTSGAESSNLDYIIIRETFQRASDYLSPHLKNTESLLRMYRYWARLESTLGKDLVAARGVWERLLKISGSVLEVWQGYIAMESEMGNINEARSLFKRCYSKRFPGTGSEDICNSWIRFEREYGTLDDFDLAVKKVTPRLEELQLFKLQEAKSIGVSADDGDNSSRKNVREKRKPVSNLIEEQSPAKRHKDKAKNVKITSEDGKGISKEPVKVNDKKPDVAASKPVSGSKKENRDVTSGKPQQYDDQCTAFVSNINLKATHDDLRKFFSDVGGVVAIRILTDKFTGKSRGLAYVDFSDDKHLAAAVAKNKHTLLGKRVSIAKSDPKGRKRGSAAPGTSLRQGDNADQTTESSKSGAKNSAEGSGGGLQPSSHHRASNIQLKGKNTFAMPRTVRPLGWVDKDQPKSKESDSVEDENPKSNDEFRKMFIKS from the exons ATGATTTTCCAATCTACAGCAGAATATGGATCTTCATTTACTAGAGAATTTTTAAA ACTTGATGCTCTCCCTACAATTGAGAAGCTATTTGATTGTGGGGTGTCCGACTATCTG TCTGTTGCATTGTGGTGTGACTACTTGAGTTTTGTTCAAGAGCACGACCAATCAGTCCGTACACTTTCTGCAGCTGGAATTTCAAAGGCAAGAAATCTGTTTGAGCGTGCCCTTGTTGCTGCTGGTTTGCATGTTACTGAAGGCAGCAGGATATGGGAATTATACAGGGAGTTTGAACAAGCTATTTTCCTCACTATTGATGAAACTGATGCCGAT TCAAGAGAGAAGCAGGTCCAGCGAATTAGGAATTTATTCCATCGCCAGTTGTCTGTTCCTCTTGCTGATCTATGTTCAACTCTCCTCACATACAAAGCTTGGGAAGCAGAACATGGAGCCAATCTTGATGTTGACTCCAGTAACTTGGATGGGCTCTCGCCACAAGTTGCCTCTTCTTATCAAAAGGCCCTTGACATGATGAATGCGAGGACTCATCTCGAGAATCAAATATCTCATAAAGTTGCACCTGAATCAGAAAGGCTTCAACACTTTAGG GACTACTTAAAATTTGAGCAATCATTGGGGGATCCAGCGAGGATACAGATCTTATATGAGCGTGCCATAACTGAATTTCCTATATCTAGTGAACTCTGGCTTGATTATACTCACTACATGGATAAAACGTTGAAG ACCTCCAGTCTTGTTCGAGACACTTACAAAAGAGCATCAAGGAACTGTCCCTGGGTTGGAGAACTGTGGGTGCGATACTTGTTGTCTCTTGAACGCAGTCGTGCTTCTGAGGATGAGATATCTGCT GTTTTCGAGAAGTCTCTACAGTGCACTTTTTCAAGCTTTGAAGAG TATCTTGATATATTTCTCACAAGAGTTGATGGCTTAAGGCGGAGGTTGTCTTTATTGACATCTGGAGCGGAAAGCAGCAACTtagattatataattatacGGGAAACTTTTCAG CGTGCATCAGACTATTTGTCTCCACACCTGAAGAACACAGAAAGTTTATTGCGGATGTACAGATATTGGGCCCGCTTAGAATCAACTCTGGGGAAAGATCTAGTTGCAGCCCGTGGTGTATGGGAGCGCCTGCTTAAAATCAG tgGATCTGTGCTAGAGGTGTGGCAAGGGTACATAGCTATGGAAAGTGAGATGGGTAATATTAATGAAGCTAGATCTCTCTTTAAGAGATGCTACAGTAAACGGTTTCCCGGGACTGGCTCAGAG GACATATGCAATTCATGGATTCGCTTCGAGAGAGAGTATGGTACCCTGGACGATTTTGACCTTGCCGTTAAAAAG GTCACTCCTCGCCTTGAAGAACTGCAGTTATTCAAACTACAAGAAGCTAAGAGCATCGGTGTGTCAGCAGATGATGGAGACAATTCTTCTAGGAAAAATGTGCGTGAAAAGAGGAAGCCAGTATCTAATTTAATTGAAGAACAATCTCCTGCTAAACGTCACAAAGATAAAGctaaaaatgttaaaatcaCTTCTGAAGATGGTAAAGGCATCTCAAAAGAACCGGTCAAGGTAAATGATAAAAAACCAGATGTGGCTGCTAGCAAGCCAGTGAGTGGAAGCAAAAAAGAGAACAGAGATGTCACTTCAGGGAAACCACAACAGTATGATGACCAGTGTACTGCATTTGTATCTAACATTAACCTCAAG GCAACCCATGATGACCTACGTAAATTCTTCAGTGATGTTGGGGGAGTGGTTGCTATACGAATATTAACAGACAAGTTCACTGGCAAGTCAAGG GGATTGGCTTATGTGGACTTCTCAGATGACAAACACCTGGCTGCAGCCGTGGCAAAAAACAAACACACATTGCTTGGGAAGAGAGTGAGCATTGCTAAGTCAGATCCCAAGGGCAGAAAGAGAGGAAGTGCTGCTCCCGGTACATCTTTGAGACAAG GTGATAATGCTGATCAAACTACTGAGAGTTCAAAATCAGGTGCCAAAAATTCTGCTGAAGGTTCCGGGGGGGGGCTTCAACCTTCTAGTCATCACCGGGCATCTAATATCCAGCTCAAAGGTAAGAATACGTTTGCAATGCCCAGAACTGTCAGGCCACTGGGTTGGGTTGACAAAGATCAACCCAAATCAAAAGAATCTGATTCTGTGGAAGATGAAAATCCTAAATCCAATGATGAATTTCGGAAAATGTTCATCAAATCTTGA
- the LOC101254341 gene encoding uncharacterized protein isoform X3, producing MIFQSTAEYGSSFTREFLKLDALPTIEKLFDCGVSDYLSVALWCDYLSFVQEHDQSVRTLSAAGISKARNLFERALVAAGLHVTEGSRIWELYREFEQAIFLTIDETDADSREKQVQRIRNLFHRQLSVPLADLCSTLLTYKAWEAEHGANLDVDSSNLDGLSPQVASSYQKALDMMNARTHLENQISHKVAPESERLQHFRDYLKFEQSLGDPARIQILYERAITEFPISSELWLDYTHYMDKTLKTSSLVRDTYKRASRNCPWVGELWVRYLLSLERSRASEDEISAVFEKSLQCTFSSFEEYLDIFLTRVDGLRRRLSLLTSGAESSNLDYIIIRETFQRASDYLSPHLKNTESLLRMYRYWARLESTLGKDLVAARGVWERLLKISGSVLEVWQGYIAMESEMGNINEARSLFKRCYSKRFPGTGSEMIPLLLKNRIIQDICNSWIRFEREYGTLDDFDLAVKKVTPRLEELQLFKLQEAKSIGVSADDGDNSSRKNVREKRKPVSNLIEEQSPAKRHKDKAKNVKITSEDGKGISKEPVKVNDKKPDVAASKPVSGSKKENRDVTSGKPQQYDDQCTAFVSNINLKATHDDLRKFFSDVGGVVAIRILTDKFTGKSRGLAYVDFSDDKHLAAAVAKNKHTLLGKRVSIAKSDPKGRKRGSAAPGTSLRQGDNADQTTESSKSGAKNSAEGSGGGLQPSSHHRASNIQLKGKNTFAMPRTVRPLGWVDKDQPKSKESDSVEDENPKSNDEFRKMFIKS from the exons ATGATTTTCCAATCTACAGCAGAATATGGATCTTCATTTACTAGAGAATTTTTAAA ACTTGATGCTCTCCCTACAATTGAGAAGCTATTTGATTGTGGGGTGTCCGACTATCTG TCTGTTGCATTGTGGTGTGACTACTTGAGTTTTGTTCAAGAGCACGACCAATCAGTCCGTACACTTTCTGCAGCTGGAATTTCAAAGGCAAGAAATCTGTTTGAGCGTGCCCTTGTTGCTGCTGGTTTGCATGTTACTGAAGGCAGCAGGATATGGGAATTATACAGGGAGTTTGAACAAGCTATTTTCCTCACTATTGATGAAACTGATGCCGAT TCAAGAGAGAAGCAGGTCCAGCGAATTAGGAATTTATTCCATCGCCAGTTGTCTGTTCCTCTTGCTGATCTATGTTCAACTCTCCTCACATACAAAGCTTGGGAAGCAGAACATGGAGCCAATCTTGATGTTGACTCCAGTAACTTGGATGGGCTCTCGCCACAAGTTGCCTCTTCTTATCAAAAGGCCCTTGACATGATGAATGCGAGGACTCATCTCGAGAATCAAATATCTCATAAAGTTGCACCTGAATCAGAAAGGCTTCAACACTTTAGG GACTACTTAAAATTTGAGCAATCATTGGGGGATCCAGCGAGGATACAGATCTTATATGAGCGTGCCATAACTGAATTTCCTATATCTAGTGAACTCTGGCTTGATTATACTCACTACATGGATAAAACGTTGAAG ACCTCCAGTCTTGTTCGAGACACTTACAAAAGAGCATCAAGGAACTGTCCCTGGGTTGGAGAACTGTGGGTGCGATACTTGTTGTCTCTTGAACGCAGTCGTGCTTCTGAGGATGAGATATCTGCT GTTTTCGAGAAGTCTCTACAGTGCACTTTTTCAAGCTTTGAAGAG TATCTTGATATATTTCTCACAAGAGTTGATGGCTTAAGGCGGAGGTTGTCTTTATTGACATCTGGAGCGGAAAGCAGCAACTtagattatataattatacGGGAAACTTTTCAG CGTGCATCAGACTATTTGTCTCCACACCTGAAGAACACAGAAAGTTTATTGCGGATGTACAGATATTGGGCCCGCTTAGAATCAACTCTGGGGAAAGATCTAGTTGCAGCCCGTGGTGTATGGGAGCGCCTGCTTAAAATCAG tgGATCTGTGCTAGAGGTGTGGCAAGGGTACATAGCTATGGAAAGTGAGATGGGTAATATTAATGAAGCTAGATCTCTCTTTAAGAGATGCTACAGTAAACGGTTTCCCGGGACTGGCTCAGAG atGATACCCCTTCTTCTAAAAAACAGAATCATTCAGGACATATGCAATTCATGGATTCGCTTCGAGAGAGAGTATGGTACCCTGGACGATTTTGACCTTGCCGTTAAAAAG GTCACTCCTCGCCTTGAAGAACTGCAGTTATTCAAACTACAAGAAGCTAAGAGCATCGGTGTGTCAGCAGATGATGGAGACAATTCTTCTAGGAAAAATGTGCGTGAAAAGAGGAAGCCAGTATCTAATTTAATTGAAGAACAATCTCCTGCTAAACGTCACAAAGATAAAGctaaaaatgttaaaatcaCTTCTGAAGATGGTAAAGGCATCTCAAAAGAACCGGTCAAGGTAAATGATAAAAAACCAGATGTGGCTGCTAGCAAGCCAGTGAGTGGAAGCAAAAAAGAGAACAGAGATGTCACTTCAGGGAAACCACAACAGTATGATGACCAGTGTACTGCATTTGTATCTAACATTAACCTCAAG GCAACCCATGATGACCTACGTAAATTCTTCAGTGATGTTGGGGGAGTGGTTGCTATACGAATATTAACAGACAAGTTCACTGGCAAGTCAAGG GGATTGGCTTATGTGGACTTCTCAGATGACAAACACCTGGCTGCAGCCGTGGCAAAAAACAAACACACATTGCTTGGGAAGAGAGTGAGCATTGCTAAGTCAGATCCCAAGGGCAGAAAGAGAGGAAGTGCTGCTCCCGGTACATCTTTGAGACAAG GTGATAATGCTGATCAAACTACTGAGAGTTCAAAATCAGGTGCCAAAAATTCTGCTGAAGGTTCCGGGGGGGGGCTTCAACCTTCTAGTCATCACCGGGCATCTAATATCCAGCTCAAAGGTAAGAATACGTTTGCAATGCCCAGAACTGTCAGGCCACTGGGTTGGGTTGACAAAGATCAACCCAAATCAAAAGAATCTGATTCTGTGGAAGATGAAAATCCTAAATCCAATGATGAATTTCGGAAAATGTTCATCAAATCTTGA